The DNA window CTCCACTGCTATGGCAAACTCTTGAATAAAACAGACAAATCTCAAAGTCTAGAAGAATGTCAATTACATCAATCagagacaacttcaagatcctcaactATATTTTAGGCTCATGGACAACCTTGAAAGAAAATCAAGACACTAGGTAGCGGAAGAAAAAATTTCCACAAGCGGCTTTAATCTCCTTTTAATGGTGCAGTGGCCAATCTTTTCAAATTATAAGTTTTTCTATAATAGAAGAACACATTGGTTGTCATCATGGCTGTAGAGGCAATTGTGGTTGAAATGATCCTATGGGCCTGCTAGCTCAAAATGGACAAAGTAAGACTGAAACCACTCGCATGTTTATCTCCAGAAGATGGGCATATACTCTGATAAAACCTTCATTGATTTAGAATATCATGAGGTGGAATCCCCATGAACATAGTCTTTCCCCATATCAAAGAAGACAAAAAACGAAAAACACAAAGCCCTCCCTAATTAAGCCCTTAAACAAGGACTAAGGAGCATGTAAAGATAATGCTCTTGAAAGGACAAGACCGAAATTCTTTGGAAAAATGCCAAATTCTTATTCTAGATGCAAAATTGGGGGGGAAAAAGAAACAGGAAAAACAAAATCCATTTTCCTTTTTAGCTTCATTTGTTCATGCCTGTTGCATTCTTGACTGCATCTGCAGCACCCTGTGCCTTGGCCATCACCGTCTGACCAGCCTGCAGATGTTAAAGAGAGTCCAAGAAATTATCCTTCAAATAGGGACTAAATCAGCTATTAGAGTAACTACATCGTCAGGGACCGAGATTAAGGCTTGCTCTCTTAGTCGGTGAGAAATCGGTGGAAAAATAATTACCTGTTGCACCGTGTCCTTAGCAGACTGAGCAGCATTAGAGACTGAGTCCATCATTTGGCCTCCCTTTTCCTGATTTACAGATAGATTTAAGCTCAACGTCGGGGTATGACTAATCAAAGAAGACAATCAATTTGCCAGCAAACTCTTCGAAGGTCGTAGGAGTAATGTCCCTCAGCATGTGCATCATGCGTGTCAGGAGATTTCATCAAGCATCAGCGCTGTTTATTCAATGTAGCACAGTTGACGTGCAAAATCAAAATTTATTTTCAAGGAGCAATCTATCTAGCTTGAATGATAACTCTCGATCTGTCTTGGAGAGAACTTATGTTGATGAATAGACACTCCAATTTTCTGAACCTTATGCTTAATTCCCTAATCACATGAATAATTACCTTGCTTAAACAAAGAAT is part of the Rutidosis leptorrhynchoides isolate AG116_Rl617_1_P2 unplaced genomic scaffold, CSIRO_AGI_Rlap_v1 contig20, whole genome shotgun sequence genome and encodes:
- the LOC139881808 gene encoding uncharacterized protein, whose amino-acid sequence is MADNSHNMSFQAGAAKGQTQEKGGQMMDSVSNAAQSAKDTVQQAGQTVMAKAQGAADAVKNATGMNK